Proteins encoded within one genomic window of Leptolyngbya sp. SIO1E4:
- a CDS encoding RidA family protein, whose product MVRKNISSGSPMERPIGFSRASRIGNLISVAGTAPIEADGTTASPGDVYGQTYWCLEIVHKAIKDAGGKLDDVIRTRVMLTDISRWEEAAKAHGEFFSDIRPACTFVEVSRFIKEDWLVEIEADCVVS is encoded by the coding sequence ATGGTGAGAAAAAATATTTCTTCCGGTTCTCCCATGGAACGACCCATTGGTTTTTCTAGAGCATCGCGGATTGGAAACCTGATCTCAGTCGCAGGAACAGCACCCATTGAAGCTGATGGCACGACTGCTTCTCCAGGAGATGTCTATGGTCAGACTTATTGGTGTTTAGAGATTGTTCACAAAGCAATTAAAGATGCGGGTGGAAAGTTAGATGATGTTATTCGGACAAGGGTAATGCTCACAGACATTTCAAGATGGGAAGAAGCGGCTAAGGCCCACGGAGAATTCTTTTCGGATATTCGTCCTGCTTGTACTTTTGTAGAAGTATCCCGGTTTATCAAAGAAGATTGGTTAGTGGAAATTGAAGCAGATTGCGTCGTGAGTTAA
- a CDS encoding peptidylprolyl isomerase, whose translation MSEASQPVITDTLNNILAVSDAEDVSINLSDHFDDPSTTGLVARFELFNTSLGGGVKEVLLFDQAETGAPLTVQNFLNYVNDGDYVNSIIHRSIPGSIVQGGGFTINDLANNLANPANALGIIPTDPPVPNEFSPDRSNVRGTIAMAKLENDPNSATNQWFFNLADNSGALDNQNGGFTVFGEVLSATDLAVIDAIAAVDIFNGTGLNPAFSDLPLVFNNPNNPVITGDENFVRYSSITVAQRDELEFTVSNNSNPQLLNVSINDNQLVLDYLPGQFGTADITVQATNLLGQVVEDTFSVTVGSGFLFGLAEDEVFFGAAGDDILAGGGGQDTLNGGDGNDQLFGNSGNDILRGGEGDDILVGGSMGDTLTGGAGSDVFRYFSLGESVLIDGEVGTMDVITDLVIGTDSIDSVSAVSAANVVQAGTTATLNEIDIQAVLSAASFVANGAATFTFDSRSFLALNDGLAGYQQGNDAVIEITGFSGNLANLEIT comes from the coding sequence ATGAGTGAAGCATCCCAACCGGTTATCACAGATACTTTGAACAATATCCTTGCTGTCAGCGATGCCGAAGATGTATCGATCAACCTATCTGACCATTTTGATGACCCCTCCACGACAGGGTTGGTTGCCCGCTTTGAGCTTTTTAACACATCCTTAGGTGGCGGTGTAAAGGAAGTTCTACTGTTTGATCAAGCCGAAACTGGTGCACCGCTTACGGTTCAAAACTTCTTGAACTATGTGAATGATGGAGACTACGTCAACAGCATTATTCATCGCTCCATTCCTGGTTCCATCGTTCAGGGGGGCGGATTTACCATTAATGACCTAGCAAATAATCTAGCGAACCCAGCTAATGCTCTGGGTATCATTCCCACAGACCCACCCGTGCCGAATGAGTTTAGTCCAGATCGTTCCAACGTACGTGGAACGATCGCGATGGCCAAGCTGGAAAATGATCCCAACAGCGCCACCAATCAGTGGTTCTTTAACCTTGCTGATAACTCCGGAGCGTTGGACAATCAAAATGGTGGGTTTACTGTTTTTGGTGAAGTACTTTCGGCCACAGACTTAGCTGTAATTGATGCGATCGCAGCCGTCGATATCTTTAATGGAACTGGCTTAAATCCTGCATTTAGCGATCTGCCCCTGGTTTTTAATAACCCTAATAATCCGGTCATCACAGGCGACGAAAACTTTGTCCGCTATAGCAGCATTACAGTTGCCCAACGTGACGAATTAGAGTTTACCGTCAGCAACAATTCTAATCCTCAGCTTTTGAATGTCAGTATTAATGATAACCAGCTTGTTTTGGATTACTTACCGGGTCAATTTGGAACGGCTGATATTACAGTTCAGGCCACCAATTTGCTGGGTCAAGTTGTTGAAGATACGTTTTCAGTTACCGTTGGCAGCGGGTTTCTGTTTGGCCTAGCCGAAGATGAAGTCTTTTTCGGCGCGGCAGGCGATGATATCTTGGCGGGGGGAGGTGGCCAGGACACATTAAATGGTGGTGATGGCAATGACCAACTCTTTGGTAACTCGGGTAATGACATATTACGAGGTGGCGAGGGTGACGATATTCTGGTAGGAGGTTCCATGGGTGACACGCTCACCGGTGGTGCCGGGAGCGATGTTTTTCGCTACTTCTCCTTAGGAGAATCAGTATTAATCGATGGTGAAGTCGGCACCATGGACGTGATTACCGACTTGGTTATTGGGACCGACAGCATTGATAGCGTTAGCGCTGTGAGTGCGGCGAATGTAGTTCAGGCAGGCACTACGGCAACTCTGAATGAAATCGATATCCAGGCTGTCCTGTCTGCAGCCTCCTTTGTCGCTAATGGGGCGGCTACGTTCACTTTCGATTCGAGGAGCTTCTTAGCTCTGAATGATGGTCTTGCTGGATATCAACAAGGCAATGATGCTGTAATCGAAATCACTGGCTTCTCCGGGAACCTGGCGAATTTAGAGATCACTTAG
- a CDS encoding phosphate ABC transporter substrate-binding protein has translation MTSIPKTLLKTYLRRLPAPTRQVRFNFLGRYSWLKDLLEDLRPELFPPEPAPPAEETQIEEDVDTAAIAAQLLSAKVQGRQGIYQVERWLGSRGQGYLFAALKLGAKQPVILKEFLLPARLFSPTEARQRQQAFIQLAGLARRDGRRQDLRLIQPLDAIADAASVERCYLITDERDASPTLRQRLHEQGPFDTDVIWQVLEQALQTLLHLHQQIMVLPSGQRQSGLVHGNLTLDSLLWVEYAPNQWFVYLTDLALWERLFDPPMAKSYTVDVTFDAVNEDLKALGAVAYGLLTGQETIPTGTAPADLEMPQTDPDLVAFIRRLLTPARFASAEIAWQELLKRPRLAAVDAEKPTVESAMAAQRRTPRWLIALVSAVVLVGLGGVLWRVLFRRQAPASQLAQVCCLQEVGAVPQGDYQYTGIAQGTWNYVLTQQNLGQRGQTLTSAIQVAQPELTLTYVPADSMDAAIAAVQSGEVDFAVLPRFMDLELPAGLGAEVIAYDGLAVFVAFSYAERQRSLPQSLRGELTLADLQALYVGQMDTWRDLSRTWLPIKRYAPENIEAARIFEHRVLNRIELERLPEIEVQPTFPMLRAILQDFETQQLGSIGFAPLSQVFGQCSVYPLALRGEQGAAVQPLVLNTGQAVTPDLDLCDRKGVYFPNVDVLQTGEYPLAYEIIVLFPQDNSRVPVGPKFAELLRTVEGQQLLREAGLAPLDGTVP, from the coding sequence ATGACCTCTATCCCTAAGACTCTTCTCAAAACCTATCTGAGACGTCTTCCTGCCCCGACTCGACAGGTCAGATTTAACTTCCTGGGCCGCTACAGCTGGCTAAAGGATCTTTTAGAAGACTTAAGGCCAGAGTTATTTCCTCCAGAACCGGCTCCCCCCGCCGAAGAGACCCAGATTGAAGAAGACGTGGATACGGCTGCGATCGCGGCTCAGCTACTGAGTGCCAAAGTACAGGGACGACAAGGGATATATCAGGTTGAGCGTTGGCTAGGGTCACGGGGGCAAGGATATTTGTTTGCAGCCCTCAAACTCGGCGCCAAGCAGCCGGTCATTTTGAAAGAGTTCTTGTTACCGGCCCGCCTGTTTAGCCCCACTGAAGCCCGCCAGCGACAGCAGGCCTTTATACAGCTAGCGGGGCTGGCGCGTAGGGATGGCCGCCGCCAAGATTTACGCCTCATTCAACCCTTGGATGCGATCGCCGATGCCGCCTCTGTAGAACGGTGCTATCTCATTACCGATGAGCGTGATGCCTCACCAACCCTAAGACAGCGGCTGCATGAGCAGGGTCCCTTTGACACAGACGTGATTTGGCAGGTGTTAGAGCAAGCCCTGCAGACACTGCTGCACCTGCACCAGCAGATCATGGTGTTGCCGTCTGGGCAACGACAGTCAGGGCTGGTTCACGGCAACCTGACGCTCGATAGCCTGCTGTGGGTCGAATATGCCCCTAACCAGTGGTTTGTGTACCTCACAGATTTAGCTCTATGGGAAAGGCTGTTTGACCCACCGATGGCGAAATCCTACACGGTGGATGTCACTTTTGATGCGGTCAATGAAGACTTAAAGGCGCTGGGGGCCGTTGCCTACGGACTGCTGACTGGGCAAGAAACAATACCCACGGGAACTGCACCCGCTGACCTGGAGATGCCCCAGACAGATCCCGACCTGGTGGCGTTTATTCGACGGCTATTGACGCCCGCCCGCTTTGCCAGCGCAGAGATTGCCTGGCAGGAACTTTTAAAGCGGCCCCGCCTCGCTGCTGTGGATGCTGAAAAGCCCACCGTTGAGTCAGCCATGGCGGCACAGCGCCGGACACCCCGATGGTTAATTGCCCTGGTGAGTGCGGTTGTGTTGGTGGGCCTCGGTGGGGTGCTCTGGCGGGTCTTGTTTCGGCGGCAGGCCCCCGCTAGCCAGCTCGCCCAAGTGTGCTGCCTGCAAGAAGTTGGGGCTGTTCCCCAAGGAGACTATCAGTACACGGGCATCGCCCAAGGAACTTGGAACTATGTCCTCACCCAGCAAAATTTAGGCCAGCGGGGGCAAACGCTCACCTCAGCCATTCAAGTCGCGCAACCAGAGTTGACCCTGACCTACGTTCCTGCTGACTCAATGGACGCTGCGATCGCCGCCGTTCAATCTGGGGAGGTAGACTTTGCTGTGCTGCCAAGGTTTATGGATCTGGAACTCCCGGCTGGGTTAGGGGCCGAGGTGATTGCTTACGACGGCCTGGCTGTGTTTGTCGCCTTTAGCTACGCAGAACGACAGCGTAGCCTGCCGCAATCCCTCAGGGGGGAGCTGACCCTGGCGGATCTCCAAGCCCTCTACGTGGGCCAGATGGATACCTGGCGCGATCTCAGCCGCACCTGGTTACCCATCAAACGCTACGCCCCCGAAAACATCGAAGCGGCTCGTATTTTTGAACATCGCGTCCTCAATCGCATTGAGTTGGAGCGGCTGCCCGAGATTGAAGTGCAACCGACGTTTCCCATGCTGAGGGCCATTTTGCAGGACTTTGAGACCCAGCAACTCGGCAGTATTGGGTTTGCACCGTTGAGTCAGGTGTTTGGTCAATGTTCGGTCTATCCCCTGGCTTTAAGGGGCGAGCAAGGGGCTGCGGTGCAACCCCTCGTCCTCAACACGGGGCAAGCGGTGACGCCTGACCTTGACTTGTGCGATCGCAAGGGGGTGTATTTTCCTAACGTTGACGTGCTGCAAACCGGGGAATATCCCTTAGCCTATGAGATCATAGTTTTGTTTCCTCAAGACAATAGTCGGGTCCCTGTAGGGCCAAAGTTTGCAGAATTATTGCGCACGGTCGAAGGACAACAGTTATTGAGAGAAGCTGGCTTAGCCCCCCTTGACGGAACCGTTCCATGA
- a CDS encoding PEP-CTERM sorting domain-containing protein (PEP-CTERM proteins occur, often in large numbers, in the proteomes of bacteria that also encode an exosortase, a predicted intramembrane cysteine proteinase. The presence of a PEP-CTERM domain at a protein's C-terminus predicts cleavage within the sorting domain, followed by covalent anchoring to some some component of the (usually Gram-negative) cell surface. Many PEP-CTERM proteins exhibit an unusual sequence composition that includes large numbers of potential glycosylation sites. Expression of one such protein has been shown restore the ability of a bacterium to form floc, a type of biofilm.), producing the protein MIRRTLVMTAASAVAVGVGLTSSAEAASLVLDLEPGGAPLPCSVNCGDVNGRTFGWAFDVSDTITVDGLGLWDFGADGIGPDVQVGLWQDDGSLLASTSITNASLTEASNNPGGVWLFEDIAAQTLTAGRYVIGATFFSDTPLFQIGAPTTTIPEVTVVGGRFDDSGLDSGLAFPGNNAPPLYGPTLRLGDTPVAVPEPTAVLGLLALAGAGMTLKRKTA; encoded by the coding sequence ATGATAAGACGAACGTTGGTGATGACGGCTGCAAGTGCTGTGGCTGTTGGCGTTGGGCTGACGAGTTCTGCTGAAGCTGCGAGTCTAGTGTTGGATTTAGAACCCGGAGGTGCTCCCCTCCCTTGCTCTGTTAATTGTGGCGATGTCAACGGTCGAACTTTCGGGTGGGCATTTGATGTCAGTGACACGATTACAGTAGACGGGCTGGGACTTTGGGACTTTGGGGCTGATGGCATTGGGCCTGACGTTCAGGTTGGATTATGGCAAGATGACGGTTCGTTGTTGGCATCTACCAGCATTACGAATGCGAGTTTAACAGAAGCCTCTAATAATCCGGGCGGTGTTTGGTTATTTGAAGATATCGCCGCCCAAACGCTGACGGCAGGGCGCTACGTCATTGGTGCCACATTTTTCTCCGACACCCCGCTGTTTCAAATCGGCGCACCGACGACAACCATTCCCGAAGTTACCGTTGTGGGTGGTCGTTTCGACGACAGTGGTCTTGACAGCGGGTTAGCGTTTCCGGGTAATAACGCCCCCCCACTTTACGGCCCAACACTTCGCCTGGGAGACACGCCGGTAGCTGTCCCCGAACCGACGGCAGTCTTGGGTCTACTAGCGCTAGCGGGTGCCGGAATGACCCTCAAACGCAAAACAGCTTAA
- a CDS encoding DUF1801 domain-containing protein, with the protein MSQLFRFTSAVRRDPDIETWMHEHAGELGAIAQRWFEVMRDCGDDVRELLHDGHPTACVEDAAFAYVNAFKAHVNVGFFRGAELADPDGLLEGTGKFMRHVKLRPEDEVNAEALLKLINTAYADMKGRLKAE; encoded by the coding sequence ATGAGCCAACTTTTTCGATTCACGAGTGCGGTCAGGCGAGATCCAGACATCGAGACCTGGATGCATGAGCATGCCGGTGAGTTGGGGGCGATCGCCCAGCGCTGGTTTGAGGTCATGCGCGACTGTGGAGACGATGTTCGAGAGTTATTGCATGACGGTCATCCTACAGCCTGCGTAGAGGATGCCGCATTCGCCTACGTCAACGCCTTCAAAGCTCACGTCAATGTTGGGTTCTTCCGTGGTGCAGAGCTGGCCGATCCGGATGGCCTGTTGGAAGGCACTGGCAAGTTCATGCGTCATGTAAAGCTCAGGCCCGAAGATGAGGTCAACGCTGAGGCCCTATTGAAGCTAATTAATACTGCATACGCTGATATGAAAGGGCGCCTCAAGGCAGAGTAG
- a CDS encoding DUF86 domain-containing protein, translated as MEKVGSWRFHSYKEYLNDIRTVSAVERQFEGLGEAARRISTEFQHAYPNIDWQRIIGLRNIIAHRYDEVRQEILKPSLVLTAFLTLMKDSP; from the coding sequence ATCGAAAAAGTTGGCTCATGGAGATTTCATTCCTATAAAGAATATCTAAACGACATTCGCACTGTCAGTGCCGTTGAGCGACAATTTGAAGGTTTGGGAGAAGCGGCTCGTAGAATTTCGACTGAATTTCAACACGCTTACCCCAATATTGATTGGCAACGCATTATCGGCTTACGTAATATCATTGCCCATCGCTACGACGAAGTTAGACAAGAGATATTGAAGCCTTCCTTGGTGCTTACAGCGTTTCTCACTCTGATGAAGGACTCGCCCTAG
- a CDS encoding HEAT repeat domain-containing protein, with product MTDPVTQLCQLIVEKLRDEPEASLADLVTHVEEAIAANSELATALQSHQQMQQDNRDGAKGFQTLFEEGGTVFIEGTHYHLSNPEKFQAALEAVLKKVQSPEARTVNFAPYLQSLVTTYQQWWKLYALTDAIGQIREPEQEQEQTIPSPFDFGLMVQTVSDEREQASSAADPRQEKREKTERLPVLDGIRKYAHEHVLLVGRPGSGKSTALLRLLLEEAAQAQQRSHNSAPIPVLVELRFWDTSVLSRMLAFFKRHDPALEMDESKLSTLLRQGHILVLVDGLNELPSETAKQDVIRFRTDYPQAPMIFTTRDLSIGGDFGLTKKLEMQPLQDAQMRQFVMAYLPEQGEQLLHQLQGRMRSFAETPLLLWMLCSLFQQRGKIPPNLGMVFRQFTQGYERHLKQDVPVSTASRRWWTELLQYLAFVMMEGKPEANPPHPLSPPPALISIPRSEARGIFEQFLQGKVSAPGDRAAECLDDLLEHHLIQENGEQLEFRHQLIQEYYAAEYLLRLLGRKKISNGELQQKYLNYLKWTEPLSVLIALLEHSNNETETTNITHLAQAVDLVLMAKLAGNAPPKLQEQTIQVINQLHVTEWFKTELLSKIYPDKAIDALAQSLESDLFEIRRQAANILERLASKAAIQVLVQASSHPASYVQRTANESLERIKQTRPEEFQSFHNLRENPSEFSHGEKTTIPGLLKALEDSNYGVRRRAAEALGQLGSEAAIPGLLKALEDSNYGVRRRAAEALGQLGSEAAIPGLLKALEDSASDVRRRAAETLGQLGSEAAIPSLLNALEDSNYGVRRRAAEALGQLGSEVAIPGLLKALEDSDYDVRRQAAEALGQLGSEAAIPSLLNALEDSDSDVRRRAAAALGQLGSEAAIPGLLKALEHSDYNVRRRAAETLGQLGNEAAIPGLLKALEDSGYDVRRQAAEALGQLGSKAAIPGLLNALEDSDYDVRRQAAEALGQLGSEAAIPGLLKALEDSASDVRRRAAAALGQLGSEAAIPGLLKALEHSDYNVRRRAAAALGQLGNEAAIPGLLKALEDSNSKVRRRAAADLGQLGNEAAIPGLLKALEDSDYDVRRRAAEALGQLGSEAAIPGLLKALEHSDYDFRRQAVEALGQLDSEAAIPGLLTALEDSDPVVRWKATEALKKSETPSTLSSLYQRQLITTENLSPIIEAIQDRYQFYSYEIASGFVPSGKAISLYFSYAPADEPLQTQLADHLTLLKHQSIITNWKDRQILPGDDHAQVINHQLNTADIILLLISAHSLADDTCYDLEIQRAIERHQSDEARVIPILLRPVDWAGAPFSQLPVLPQNHQPVTLWDNQDEAFRAIAEGIRAVAMELRKEKGDSSE from the coding sequence ATGACTGACCCCGTCACCCAACTGTGTCAGCTCATAGTTGAGAAGCTGCGAGATGAACCGGAGGCATCTCTGGCTGATTTGGTCACGCATGTGGAAGAGGCGATCGCGGCAAATTCTGAGTTGGCAACTGCATTGCAGTCTCATCAGCAGATGCAGCAGGATAACCGGGATGGTGCAAAAGGGTTTCAAACCCTCTTCGAAGAGGGCGGCACTGTTTTTATTGAAGGCACCCACTATCACTTGTCTAATCCGGAGAAGTTTCAGGCAGCACTAGAAGCTGTTTTGAAAAAGGTTCAGTCTCCTGAAGCCCGCACGGTCAATTTTGCACCCTATTTACAGTCTCTCGTTACGACTTATCAGCAGTGGTGGAAACTCTATGCGCTAACGGATGCCATTGGGCAAATCAGAGAGCCAGAACAGGAGCAGGAACAAACCATTCCCTCTCCCTTTGACTTTGGGCTAATGGTGCAGACGGTTTCCGATGAAAGGGAGCAGGCGAGTTCTGCAGCCGATCCCCGCCAGGAGAAACGAGAGAAAACTGAACGGTTGCCGGTGTTGGATGGCATTCGCAAATATGCCCATGAGCATGTGTTGCTGGTCGGACGTCCGGGGTCTGGAAAATCAACGGCGTTGCTGAGGCTGTTGCTAGAAGAAGCGGCCCAGGCTCAGCAACGGTCTCATAACTCCGCACCAATTCCGGTGCTTGTGGAGCTGCGGTTTTGGGACACGTCGGTATTGAGTCGGATGCTGGCGTTTTTTAAGCGCCACGATCCAGCCCTAGAGATGGATGAATCTAAGCTGTCTACCCTGCTACGGCAGGGGCACATTTTGGTGCTGGTGGATGGGTTGAATGAGCTGCCCTCAGAAACCGCAAAGCAGGATGTGATCCGCTTCCGCACCGACTATCCCCAAGCCCCGATGATTTTTACTACCCGTGACCTGAGCATTGGGGGAGATTTTGGCCTAACGAAAAAGCTGGAAATGCAGCCGCTGCAAGATGCGCAGATGCGGCAGTTTGTTATGGCCTATTTACCAGAACAGGGCGAGCAACTGCTGCATCAGCTCCAAGGCCGGATGCGTAGCTTTGCGGAAACCCCATTGCTGTTGTGGATGCTCTGTAGTTTGTTTCAACAAAGGGGGAAGATTCCACCCAACTTGGGCATGGTGTTTCGTCAGTTCACTCAGGGCTATGAGCGCCACCTGAAGCAAGACGTACCAGTCTCGACGGCATCGCGTCGCTGGTGGACAGAGCTGCTGCAATATCTAGCCTTTGTCATGATGGAAGGTAAACCAGAGGCCAATCCTCCCCACCCGCTTTCGCCACCACCTGCGTTGATTTCCATTCCTCGGAGCGAAGCCAGGGGGATTTTTGAGCAGTTTCTGCAGGGAAAGGTGAGTGCTCCGGGAGACCGGGCGGCGGAATGTTTGGATGATTTACTGGAACATCATTTGATTCAAGAGAATGGTGAACAGCTTGAGTTTCGTCACCAGCTGATTCAGGAATATTATGCGGCGGAATATTTGCTGCGGTTGTTGGGCCGTAAAAAAATAAGTAATGGCGAATTACAGCAGAAGTATCTCAATTATCTAAAGTGGACAGAGCCTCTTTCTGTTCTCATCGCATTACTTGAACATTCAAATAATGAAACTGAGACAACCAACATTACTCATTTGGCTCAAGCTGTTGATTTAGTCTTGATGGCAAAACTTGCTGGTAACGCTCCACCCAAACTTCAAGAGCAAACAATTCAAGTCATTAATCAGCTTCACGTAACTGAGTGGTTTAAGACTGAGCTTTTGAGCAAAATCTATCCAGATAAAGCGATTGATGCGCTTGCTCAATCATTGGAAAGCGATTTGTTTGAAATCCGCAGACAAGCAGCCAATATTCTTGAAAGACTTGCGTCTAAAGCTGCTATTCAGGTTTTAGTTCAAGCTTCTAGCCATCCAGCGTCTTATGTTCAAAGAACTGCGAATGAAAGTTTGGAGAGAATCAAACAAACCAGACCCGAAGAATTCCAGAGCTTTCATAACCTCAGGGAGAATCCTTCAGAATTTTCACATGGTGAGAAAACTACGATTCCTGGGTTGCTCAAAGCTCTCGAAGATTCAAACTATGGTGTCCGCAGGCGGGCGGCCGAGGCCTTAGGGCAATTAGGCAGTGAGGCAGCAATTCCTGGGTTGCTCAAAGCTCTCGAAGATTCAAACTATGGTGTCCGCAGGCGGGCGGCCGAGGCCTTAGGGCAATTAGGCAGTGAGGCAGCAATTCCTGGGTTGCTCAAAGCTCTCGAAGATTCAGCCTCTGATGTCCGCAGGCGGGCGGCCGAGACCTTAGGGCAATTAGGCAGTGAGGCGGCAATTCCTAGTTTGCTCAACGCTCTCGAAGATTCAAACTATGGTGTCCGCAGGCGGGCGGCCGAGGCCTTAGGGCAATTAGGCAGTGAGGTGGCAATTCCTGGGTTGCTCAAAGCTCTCGAAGATTCAGACTATGATGTCCGCAGGCAGGCGGCCGAGGCCTTAGGGCAATTAGGCAGTGAGGCGGCAATTCCTAGTTTGCTCAACGCTCTCGAAGATTCAGACTCTGATGTCCGCAGGCGGGCGGCCGCCGCCTTAGGGCAATTAGGCAGTGAGGCGGCAATTCCTGGGTTGCTCAAAGCTCTGGAACATTCAGACTATAATGTCCGCAGGCGGGCGGCCGAGACCTTAGGGCAATTAGGCAATGAGGCGGCAATTCCTGGGTTGCTCAAAGCTCTCGAAGATTCAGGCTATGATGTCCGCAGGCAGGCGGCCGAGGCCTTAGGGCAATTAGGCAGTAAGGCGGCAATTCCTGGGTTGCTCAACGCTCTCGAAGATTCAGACTATGATGTCCGCAGGCAGGCGGCCGAGGCCTTAGGGCAATTAGGCAGTGAGGCGGCAATTCCTGGGTTGCTCAAAGCTCTCGAAGATTCAGCCTCTGATGTCCGCAGGCGGGCGGCCGCTGCCTTAGGGCAATTAGGCAGTGAGGCGGCAATTCCTGGGTTGCTCAAAGCTCTGGAACATTCAGACTATAATGTCCGCAGGCGGGCGGCCGCTGCCTTAGGGCAATTAGGCAATGAGGCGGCAATTCCTGGGTTGCTCAAAGCTCTCGAAGATTCAAACTCTAAGGTCCGCAGGCGGGCTGCAGCGGACTTAGGGCAATTAGGCAATGAGGCAGCAATTCCTGGGTTGCTCAAAGCTCTCGAAGATTCAGACTATGATGTCCGCAGGCGGGCTGCTGAGGCCTTAGGGCAATTAGGCAGTGAGGCGGCAATTCCTGGGTTGCTCAAAGCTCTGGAACATTCAGACTATGATTTCCGCAGGCAGGCTGTCGAGGCCTTAGGGCAATTAGACAGTGAGGCGGCAATTCCTGGGTTGCTCACAGCTCTCGAAGATTCAGACCCTGTTGTCCGCTGGAAGGCTACCGAGGCTTTGAAGAAAAGTGAAACTCCTTCAACCTTATCTTCCCTTTACCAACGGCAGCTTATAACAACCGAAAATCTCTCACCCATCATTGAAGCCATCCAAGATCGGTACCAGTTCTATAGCTATGAAATAGCTAGCGGTTTCGTCCCATCAGGCAAAGCCATCTCCCTCTACTTCTCCTACGCTCCCGCCGACGAACCCCTACAAACCCAACTCGCCGACCACCTCACCCTGCTCAAACACCAGAGCATCATCACCAACTGGAAAGATCGCCAAATCCTCCCTGGCGACGATCACGCCCAAGTCATCAACCACCAGCTCAACACCGCCGACATCATTCTGCTACTAATCAGCGCCCACTCCCTCGCCGATGACACCTGCTATGACCTCGAAATCCAACGGGCCATTGAGCGACATCAATCAGACGAGGCTCGCGTCATTCCCATTCTGCTGCGTCCCGTAGACTGGGCAGGTGCGCCCTTTAGTCAGCTTCCAGTATTGCCCCAAAATCACCAGCCCGTTACCCTTTGGGATAATCAAGACGAAGCCTTTCGCGCGATCGCTGAAGGCATTCGAGCAGTTGCAATGGAGTTGAGAAAAGAAAAAGGAGACTCAAGCGAATGA
- a CDS encoding Nif11-like leader peptide family natural product precursor: protein MAKEAVAQLFRAAQVDTALREKLAAAPDIQTFVTLAHTYGYDFTVQEWQEMTQFSVEELKGELSEIPGI, encoded by the coding sequence ATGGCAAAAGAAGCGGTCGCTCAACTGTTTCGGGCAGCGCAAGTTGATACTGCGTTACGAGAAAAATTAGCAGCAGCTCCAGATATTCAAACGTTTGTAACTCTGGCCCACACCTACGGCTATGACTTTACGGTGCAAGAGTGGCAGGAGATGACTCAGTTCTCGGTTGAAGAGCTGAAAGGGGAACTCTCAGAGATTCCGGGCATATAG